The window aaaagatatttatatacTATCATCAAATTCAATAcacattatatatcaaataacttaattaagtagatgaaatttaattaacatatattataaagttatttttttagaCGACAGAAACAACTATTATAAACAAGCAAAATATATCTTATCACATATAAATCTCTCAcctaaaattttctaaaagaaaaaaatcattatctacacatttttttcaaatgcaaatctaaaaacaaattacaaaatcatacaaaaagTAGATCACAAGTAAAgcatatcccgcccgtagggcgggccgatcctagtaaataaataaaaaaatgttgtgtTTCGAAAAatgtgaaaaacaaaaaaactctgAAGCTGGGATTCTCGGATGAAAGATTACGACGGATTGTTGTAACCTCCAACGTGGGATGAAAGTGGACTTGTTGTAACCTTGTTGTGACACCAACTTCGGAGGTTTCAACAATCCGTCGTATTCGGCTTTCATCCGAAAGACCCGAGTTCAAGTACCGGCGGAGTTTTTTGTttcttacattttttatttatttatttgtcaaAATAATGGTTCAGTACACACCAGTGGACTTGAGCCGCAACAAGGTCGCTTGAGCGTCGTTCGGTGGACCAATTGCAGTCATTCGAGATGACTCCAAGATTGTTCAACTATATGCTGAATCTGCACTAAGAAAGCTCTGTATCTTTAACTCAGCTGGTGTACTCCTCTCTGAGACTGTTTGGAATCACCCTGGTGGACGACTCAGTGGCGGAGCTAAACCTATGTTCCACATAGGTCATAATTCAATtattatagataaaaaaaacatacatgAGAGTTGAACCCATGACATGTGGGTCAAACTTAGATATTTTAACCAATTTACCACAGCAGCAACATTGTAGATGCAcataaaacttaatatttatagGTTTCACATGGGTCAATTGACCACCCTCTCTCCAAGGTGGCTCCGCCTGGACGTCTTATTGGAGTGTCCTGGTCTGATGATCAGATACTGATATGCATTGTCCAAGACGGCACCATCTATCGTTACAACGTCCACGCAGGGCTTGTGGCGCCTAATGTGTCAATGGGTAAAGGTTATAATTTGAACAACGTAGGACTAAAGGTTAGTATAGAAATTAGTTTGATTGAGATATTTGGATGAATAACAAGTAGATATTTTaggtgtttgttttgagtactttaggttatttttaaatatttattttttactttttgggATAATATTTGGATACTTTAGcatattttgaataattaatatatttaaatatataactataaGGTGGATATCTTCTGATATCCTAAATAATTTAGGATATCAGAAGATATCCACCTTATAGTTATATTAATATCACGGTTTGAATCGGTTCTAATTTTTCGGatattaaaattatggattaattcggatatttaatatGTTTCGGTTCAATTCGGTATCGGAGTTCAGATAGATATTTTGCTCATCCCTAGCAAGACCTAATACACTTAgggttttgtgtttttttcttgtctCAGAGATTGATCTGGAGATGTCTTCCCCGACCAAGCCAGAGCCGACATGTCTGATCATGTCACTCCCAGACGAAGTTGTAGTTGACATCATAGCGCGTGTCTCCACACGCTTTCATCCGTCCATCTCTGCCGTCTGCAGGCGTTTCAGATCACTTGTTACGTCGCCTGAACTTTACAAGGCGAGAAGATCCTTGTCGGGCTGCAATGAACATTGTCTGTATGTTATTCTCCAGAGCTTCGGTGAGAATTCCGAAACCCGTGTATATAATCTCCGCCGAAAACCCGACGGGGGTCACCGCTTGGTCCTTGTCTCGTCGCTTCCTGCTATGCCTCACGAAGCAAGCTTTGTAGTGGACGGTTCAAGGATACATGTGTTCGGTGGGTTTAGCCTTTATGACCGTAGTGAACGGAATGCGTTAAGCATAGACTGCAGATATCACACGGTGCAGCCCTTACCAACCATGCCTAAACGCATGATTGGCACTCCTCTCGCTCACGTGATGGATGGGAAGATCTACGTGTTTGGATATACTAATTATTACAACAAGGTCACGGCTGTGTTCAATACGTTGACACAAACGTGGGAGCCTGAGATGACAAAGCCACGCATCGAACTACGCCATGTGTTGAATGGACCGGATGGTTATGTTAATAGCATTGTTTACGATGGTACCAAGGAAACTAAATGGGAAACGGAGTGGATGCTGAAGTTCAACAAGTGGAAGAGCGTGTGTGTCATTGATGATGTGTTCTACTCCTATGATTGTCTTTACAACAAGTTAAAAGCCTATGACACAAAACTTAGGTGTTGGAGTGAGGTGAAAGGTGTTAAAACATTGTTGCCCACTAACAAAAGTTTAGTTTGGTGGCCACGCGTTGTGAATTACGGTGGGAGCTTGCTTTTCTTGTATCAGAAAAGGATTTGTAGAATAGAAGAGCATTGGTGTGCGGAGATTGCATTGGAAAGACGTCAAGATGGTGAGATTTGGGGTAAAGTCGAGTGGTCCGATGTTGTAATTGTCGGTGATTTTTGCTTAATAGAATCTCTAGTTGCTACGTTTTGATGCATGTTCTCTAGATGCTATGTTTTGATGCATGAAGCTCTCCTTCATATTACTTAAGActgtgcttttttttttttttagtttgggtATTTTAAAACTACGAAGAGGCTCATACTAATTCCTCAAGGGAAAGTGTAATTCATGGAAGCATCATCTCATATATGTTTAGCCACACAAATTTAGTGTTGTAGTCCATATACGAGTAGTCCACCCAGTGTGGTTAACTTATTGTGATTTGAAATTTCTTTTCatcactttttttattttataaatgatataatCATGCACTGATATGTTACGTTAGGTAAAATGTCATACAACTACAAAGGCGCTAGAAGAACCAGAGAAGCTTGTAATGGATCCAACAAGCGACTTAGAAGCTCCGTAATGTCTTAATCTATAAACTCCAGCCACCGCAGACTCCGGTATCCTCCACTCAACCGTTGCTTGGCTCTCAGGGCTAAGCTTCCCCGGTCTCGACCACTTAAACTTCACACTGAAGTCATCGTCATCGTACACTGGCACCCACTTCTCTCCACGCAGCGTCTCCACAACAGCGAAAGATCCTTCCGTCATCAGGTCGTTTCTTGGACATCCCGACCAAAACGTTGCGTTGACTTGTTGGCCTCTCACGAACGTTGACTTGGGAGGCACGTCGGATTTAACATCACCAAAGCTGACTCCTATAGGAGTGGAGTCTACGACCACAGGAGAAAGTAAACTGATCTGGTTGTCTAGAAGGTCTGGTGGTTGGGGCCCACTTGGGAGTGTTTGACCGTTGACCAAAGCTGTGGCTAGTTTCTTGAACTCTTGGATATAAGCGGTGAGTGTGTGTGGGCCGTATAGCGTTGAAGCTCCCTCGTATCTTTGAACCTCGTACTCCTCGAAAGTTGCAATGTACTGGGAATACGTGTTGGTGAGACCTGCGATTACCACATGGAGGTTGTTGCCAAACTGCTTGCTGTCTAAAGAGATGAGAAATGACTTCACAGCATCACGGAGACGCCTTCCAGCCATTGTGGTGAACTCTGTGTGATACGATTATAAGCTTCATTAGGGGACTAAAGAAGGTTTATTATGAGAACAAAAGAGAGTCTCACTGACATACCTCCAGGGACACTGAGGATGATTAGTTGACCAATGCGAAATATCTGAACCGGAAGAATTGAAGGCTGCATGGTTCAGGCATGTAACAAACCATCAATAGTCTATAGTTTCAAACATGACGGTCTAATAGCATGTGCAAATTAAGCTAACAAAGTCTGagtctaaaaataaaaaaatattaagatttttatacattttaaaatctttagaTATGTATACTACTAATATATCATTACTATTTATGTTGACCAATGCGAAACATCTGAACCGGAAGAATCGAAGGCTGCATGGTTCAGGCAAGTAACAAACCATCAATAGTCTATAGTTTCAAACATGGCTGTCTAATAGCATGTGCAAATGGAACGGTTAATAGAGTCCGAgtctaaaaattaaaacgattaaaaagttttcaaaaaaatatatacataaattatgaTATAGAACTTAAGATTTTTAGATATACCACTAAtatatcattaatattttttgaacaaGACAATAATTTGAGACGGCCTGATTTCAAATGCTTATTACATAAAACATAGAATATAGCCACTCACCGCCCAGTCATATGGTGTCTTCATCTCACCAGTGTCAAGTAAAATAGGTTTTGGTTTCTGACATTGAATCTGGTCCGGACCAGGAGTTGTTAACACGTTCCTCACTAATCTCCAAAACGCTTTACCCTTTAACGAAAAGAGAATTTTTAGTTAGAGAAAGAAAGATTCAGAGTTAAGAAGCTTATTAGTTACCTTATCATCTCCTTGTTTGAAATCAAAAGCGCCAGGACCATCAGTTGTTCCAGCAGCAAAACCAAACCCCATTGCAGCTGGACATGTCTTCACCGTCTCTGAACCACCACCTGCTTTAGGAACCGTGACTTCAAGGTTTGAGAAATCTACATACTCATGTTGGTAACCAATCTTCCCCTCTAACTTCTCAGTAGCTTTGTTGAATAGTCCCACCGCCATTTTGAACTGCCTTTCTCCAATGATACGTGTACTCTCAAACTCATCAGGGTACCCAGGACCACGGCCATAGCACAGCTCGTTCTTTCCGTTGCATGTACTGTGATTGAAGTCACAAGGCAGTCCAGTGTCGATGCAAAACGTACCAAGAACATTTGGACTGACATCACCACAGTTTGATTGACAGAAGGCGGAGACGAATGACGCCTTTCTTACTCGGACTTTAGCATCAAGAGTCTGTCCTCTAGATGACTTATAAGAAGCTGCAATGTCCAAAAGCCTGCTGTCTGAAAgtagaaaacaaaacataatattCATCCTTATCAGTCTTGTCATAGAATACATTAGGTAAGTAACTCAAAGACTCACGGTTTTGGCTCAGATCAGAGACAATGGTTGATACTCGTCTAGGGATCTTCTGTCCACTCTGGAACCAGTCCTCCATGAAACGCGCTGCTGCGCCTTTGTTATCTCCACTAATCAAAGAGTTAGTCCTGCTCATGGAAGTCCCATGAGTAGCAAACCAGTTAAAGCTACCAATAGGTCCCAACTTTGAATCGACAAACTTGAGAAGCGTCATTTCTTTGTCGACGTTGTACTTATATTTACTCCTCTCAGCTGCAGGGTTGTTCAGATAAGAACTAGGACTTCGGTTCACACCAGCATCCAAAAGGTCCCCTAAtattcacacacacacataaagTGATTTAACTAAAGCAAGAACTTTGTCTGAAAGCACATTAAAGAAgccaattttaaaaaaaaatcgctATGCGGTAGTTAAGCGGTTTATatgagattattgattaggcggAACAGACTTTTTAAATGTCTAgatcgattttttttaatgtcaagaccgatttaaaaaaaaaaaatgttttagaaaaatagtTTCGTTTAGATTCGATTTGTCAACTAGGCAGATTGTTACAAGCCACTATACCAATTTTTAGAACACTATAAGACAAAGAAAGTACCTTTGTTGACAAAAACAGAACCAGGACGTAGACTTTGGTGAGCTTGCATGATGGCTTGCTCAATGCCATCAACAAGAACGTCAAAAGACTGACGAACGAATCCAAGGGACGTGACAATGTAAGTGACGTACTGAAGATACCCTCCTGGTCCAGCATGAGTGTGGATCCCACTTATTGCTACGTTCTTCTCTGTGTAAAGATCACCATATCTACAAACGAACAAGACTTTGTAACATTATTACAACATTCTCGTAGATTCAAACTCTACTAAACACTATGCTTATTGGTCGTTACCTTGCCTTGAGTCGCTCAAGAACTTTGATGGTAACGATCTGAGACGCCATACACGCGTCAAGATTCACAAACGCGACGCGGTTACCTTGAGGCTCAGCGACGATGAAGGCACGAGCTCGCAGACGGAAATGGATCCCTGAGGCGATTTGCTCGGAGTTAGCGTATCCCATCATGTTGACGTCAGCGGCTGGACCGGTGATGTCATAGCTTCCCACGCCGATTAAGTACTCGGAAGACGAAAGAACGGCTCTAGTTAAGAGAAGAGACAGTAGAAACTGAAACGACAATGGAACTGAGACAGCCATGGTTTGGAGAGAGGAGGAATAAGAAGAAGGGAGAGTAGTGATAGATCTTTAAGAGGAGATAGATTTCACACGAGAAGTGATTGTGAGAGAGAATACGCCAtgaaagattgaaactttgcAAAAGCGTGagtgggagagagagagaaggtgaataaaaatttcaaatgtgGAAGCGAGTGGATGTCGGTAGTGAAACTTCACACTCTGTCAAACCTTATTTGTTTCTCTATTTATACTAATCTTGTATTATGGTTTCATATTAGTTTAATAGATCGTGTTTATGACTGACTAATTATCTAtggtttgatgatgatgatattaGTTTTTTTACGCATACATCCTCGAAATGAGGTTCTTGACAatagattaattttattttaatgttatttgAAAATCAAGCCAAGCCACTTAAAATCTGGCACAACATGGTTAGCGAGATTTCCTCGGAGAACCCGTTTCTTGTTTCTGTCCACTTTTTCAATTATTCTCCTAAATCTATTAAAATCTCCACCAATGACCTTGCTCTAAAATGCATCCAAAATACTACATAACTATCACATTAAATTTTGTACTATGGGAAAAGGAGATGAACATAGTTACTGCAGAGGTTACAAATACTAGTATtggtttttataaattgtttgaaTTGAATAATAACATGTTTTAATTGTTGATACGCACCCATCAACCCATGTGATTCCTCTTGGAGCTGCATACATCCATGTGAACGTGTTAAAACTCTTTGCTTGTCTTGGTAATAAACTCTTAAAGACGTTCAGTCATTGACCATACATAAGTGGCAAGTGCAATAATCATTCTCTGATACACGTACTTGCAAAATCAGAGGTGGGTGAAATCTTCAACCGTTTCACACGGAAACAAACTTAATGACCCGATCTTATCCGGATCCGACCAGACTCAACCCGACAAGTAAATCTCTTCCGTCCCTGTTTCGTGTAATGATCACGAGAAAGaaagtaacaaaaaataataggATCGGAATTGACTTTGGCGTTTCCTTACtctctaagaaaaaaaaaaaaatctttctttcttctcttctatcGGTTTCTGATAAGCACAAAGAGAGAGACTCGTGATCAATGGAGAAGCCTCTGCTTTCAGGTAATTCAATTCAATAAAGAACCAAACTTTCTCCTCCTCTGTTTTTGAATCCTCTCATCATTTATTATTGGATCAGATAAAACTAAGGAATCTGAGAGATGGGATTCATACCAATACCTTCAGAGAAACATCTCCTCTGCTCGTAACAACGTCTCTTTCGCCGGAGCTGGCGTCACCGTCGAGGAAGTCCGTTCCGCTTCCGCTGTTTCCGATCCTCCGCCTCTCTACCCTCCCGTTCTAACCACCCCCGTCTCGTTGCCCACTCGTAAGTCTCTCCGACTTTGACCCTTAAAAGTGTGAAAGTTTCATCCTTTTTGTCGGCTCTGTTTCACAGCGGAAGCTATTGGCTACCCGAGTGCGTCTGGAGCAGGTCATGAACTGCAAAGGTACAAAGGTTTATACTTTTAGTCTCATTGCTCTTGTTAGGATTCAAAGATTAAACCTTTTACATTTATCTCAGGCAGGTGCTTGATGAGATTGAGATAAGAGAGCTGCTTATTGATCACATCGGCCACCGTTGCTGTTGGGGAAGCCGTCCAGCTCGCACGTGGAAGATCCGTGCGGTTGAAGACTGCAATGTCTATGTGGGAACTCTCGACACTTTTATCGAAGAGAGGGAAGCTTTAACACAGACAGTGCCTTTCAACGGTGGGAACTTCAAACATGGATCTGCTCCTGAGTTATGGCAAATAGACCTGAGGTCGCAGTTTCCAACTCTCTTTGTTCCTTACAAAGAGACTCGAGTCCCGGTTCCTCATTCTGAGACTGTTGACAAGTGCACTGGTAAGACTCTTTCTTATGTCTTTAGTGATTGTTAGGATGATGCTGAAGAGGGGATTTTGATTAATAGGTTGCGGAGGAAGAGGAGAAGTAGTGTGTCCAACGTGTAATGCTGATGGAGAGCCTGGGTTTTACAAGGAGAATCAGGTGATGAAGTGTTCTAAGTGTTATGGAAGAGGTTTGATTGCTCATAAAGATGGATCTGACTCAATGTAAAGTCTCATTTCAAGAACTCGAAACTTTCAGTCTGTCTGATGAGTGCATATGCAAACTGtaaaccttcttttttttttctcacagaTGTGGAGAATGTAATGGTGGGGGAAAGCTTCCTTGTCCGAATTGCCAATCTCGTGGGTTAGTCAAATGCGAGACTTGTGACGGTTCTGGCTCTCTTCTGACAAGCAGCATTGCAGTTGTAAAATGGTAAGGTCTTTTATCAGTAAATGAAATTTGGTCTGAGTGGCAAACTAAAAGATAAACATAGGCATTTCGGGTATTGGTTCGGGTTTTAGTTGGGTAGTTTGGGTCTAATACCCGGAAAAAATTGGTTTCCGTTtgttcggttcggttatttcgggTAATTTGGTAAAATATTGGGTACGTCGGATAAAATATTGAGTAATTAGGATGATTCGGATAGAATAATTTggattattttagatatttaggaTTAAAGTATTCAAATACTTTTGGATACTGATAATagctttttaatatatatttaggtATGTTAAAAATATCTTTAGATATTGGTTCGGTTTTCGGTGCAGTTATTTTAGATATAGAAATATAGGAACTGTTCGGTTATTCCACGGTTTTAGTATTTCTTTTCCAGTTCTGGTTATTTTTTGCCCAAGCCTACTAAAagacttgatttttatttttgcgTTTCGACAGGAAGACACTGTCAAAGCGAAAGGTGAGTGCAACGAGAGGAGCTGGCTCTGTACCAGAAGAAGTGTTTCACAGAGCAGAAGGTGTTCAGCTTTGCAACACACAAGCTTACCAGTGCACACCAGCTTACTTTGCAGACTCATACTTCCTAAACAAGTTCTCCTCAGAAGTCATCTCGTTGAGAGCTGAAGTTCCACCAACGGCGAATGTTGTCTGCGAGAGGCACGCCATATCTGTTGTGCCTGTGACACGCGTCACGATGGAAGATCGTGGGAAAGCCTTCAACTTTTACATTATCGGTTTTGGTAAAGAGATTTACATGAAAGATTATTACCCAGCTAGGTTCTGCTGGGGGTTGTGTCCTTGTCTTGAGTGGTTAAAAGTTTGAAAACACACAGAGTTGGTCTTTTGAACTTCTCTACTTTGAATGTAAGAAACACGGAATAAGGAAAGAGATTGCATGTACACAAAACATAGCATCATTAGCATGCAATGCAATGTGtggtttatacatatatatgatagTTTGAAAATGTGTACATGATGATAGTCTTAACTAATCCTAAGAAGTGAAAAAGTGAAGAACAAGAGGACATCAACGGGACTTGTCCGTATTAATTCTCCTCTCACTGGAACCTTTTTGTAACAAGAGTAGGCTTCTGGTTTGGTTCTCGGTTCAATTCAgcaattaaagaaaaataatcttcGGTTCAGTAAACCGTTAGTCcacattttcttttaaaatatttttctttaccaaactaatataaaaattcaaatcaaactAACTAAACTTaacctaatttaaaaaaatatttaactagTGGTGGGTCTCCAAGATCCTTTCGACGACCTTTTAAACCggaatttaatcaattcaaaaattttggttaaattcagtataaattttgaaactaaactaACCGGAAATCAAACCAATTTTTCCGGTTCAATTTACAGGCAAACCAAACTAAATGAATTCCAAACTAACCAACTCGAAAAGACCAAACTAACAGAATCCAAATGCCTACAAGATAGATTGCTTTCTACAAACTTATAGTTCTAAATTGTGTTCTGGTATACGAAATAAAATCTTGTAACATCTTGTTATGAGATAGGGAGAGCAGTAAATAAAACAAGGTGGGAGTCTCTTCACTTGGCTTTGTTGGCATAAGGCTTCTTCTTGGTAATATCTTTCTTAGCTTTCAACTTATCTGATCTCCCtgacttcttcttctccttcttgtcGTTGTACATGTTTATCGCCTAACTCACATATACAAATAATATCAGAGGCAAGAGACCaaaaccagagagagagagagatgagaagtTTTTTCGATTATACCTTTCCAACATTGAGGATCTCATGTGAATGCTTAGATAATAACTTGCCAAGTACTTTATTAGTCTGTTCTTTTTCTTCGTCAACCATTCCGTACCTTGGTACAACCGGTAAATACTGCAAAAAAATCCCCACAAATTAGAAAATACAAATTGACTAAAAGGGAAGGTGAAGATGACTGATGAGTGATGACTAACCTTGTGGTGTTTGCCTTGCTTCTTAGGAGGTTTTTCACCAGGCAATTTTTTTTATCGAATTTACCACCACTAGCGGTTGATGTAGCAGCTAAACCTGCTACATCACCAAGTGCATCCTTTCCAATTTTCTGTGGCTGAGTTTTGGTGCCTGATATGGGCGATGCAGTTACAGCAAGTTGGACATGGCTGCAAGTAAAACCATTTTTGATATCTAGTTATCAAAACCATGTAACATGTTGTATGATGCTTACTAACCAATAAAAGAAGTTGTTAATATTACCTCGGTAAAGCACCAGCTTTTGCAGCAGTCTTCAAGTTCTGTAATCGATTCTTTTCTTGCTTTCCAACTCTCTTCTTTTTATCATCTAGTCTCTTGGCAAAAGGGTCTTCTCCTGGTTCTGCAGTTAAGCGAACTTGGTTTCATCAAGAAACTAACAACATAA is drawn from Brassica rapa cultivar Chiifu-401-42 chromosome A05, CAAS_Brap_v3.01, whole genome shotgun sequence and contains these coding sequences:
- the LOC103867142 gene encoding F-box/kelch-repeat protein At4g38940 — protein: MSSPTKPEPTCLIMSLPDEVVVDIIARVSTRFHPSISAVCRRFRSLVTSPELYKARRSLSGCNEHCLYVILQSFGENSETRVYNLRRKPDGGHRLVLVSSLPAMPHEASFVVDGSRIHVFGGFSLYDRSERNALSIDCRYHTVQPLPTMPKRMIGTPLAHVMDGKIYVFGYTNYYNKVTAVFNTLTQTWEPEMTKPRIELRHVLNGPDGYVNSIVYDGTKETKWETEWMLKFNKWKSVCVIDDVFYSYDCLYNKLKAYDTKLRCWSEVKGVKTLLPTNKSLVWWPRVVNYGGSLLFLYQKRICRIEEHWCAEIALERRQDGEIWGKVEWSDVVIVGDFCLIESLVATF
- the LOC103867146 gene encoding neutral ceramidase 2; amino-acid sequence: MAVSVPLSFQFLLSLLLTRAVLSSSEYLIGVGSYDITGPAADVNMMGYANSEQIASGIHFRLRARAFIVAEPQGNRVAFVNLDACMASQIVTIKVLERLKARYGDLYTEKNVAISGIHTHAGPGGYLQYVTYIVTSLGFVRQSFDVLVDGIEQAIMQAHQSLRPGSVFVNKGDLLDAGVNRSPSSYLNNPAAERSKYKYNVDKEMTLLKFVDSKLGPIGSFNWFATHGTSMSRTNSLISGDNKGAAARFMEDWFQSGQKIPRRVSTIVSDLSQNHSRLLDIAASYKSSRGQTLDAKVRVRKASFVSAFCQSNCGDVSPNVLGTFCIDTGLPCDFNHSTCNGKNELCYGRGPGYPDEFESTRIIGERQFKMAVGLFNKATEKLEGKIGYQHEYVDFSNLEVTVPKAGGGSETVKTCPAAMGFGFAAGTTDGPGAFDFKQGDDKGKAFWRLVRNVLTTPGPDQIQCQKPKPILLDTGEMKTPYDWAPSILPVQIFRIGQLIILSVPGEFTTMAGRRLRDAVKSFLISLDSKQFGNNLHVVIAGLTNTYSQYIATFEEYEVQRYEGASTLYGPHTLTAYIQEFKKLATALVNGQTLPSGPQPPDLLDNQISLLSPVVVDSTPIGVSFGDVKSDVPPKSTFVRGQQVNATFWSGCPRNDLMTEGSFAVVETLRGEKWVPVYDDDDFSVKFKWSRPGKLSPESQATVEWRIPESAVAGVYRLRHYGASKSLVGSITSFSGSSSAFVVV
- the LOC103867147 gene encoding protein SSUH2 homolog isoform X2, producing the protein MEKPLLSDKTKESERWDSYQYLQRNISSARNNVSFAGAGVTVEEVRSASAVSDPPPLYPPVLTTPVSLPTPEAIGYPSASGAGHELQRQVLDEIEIRELLIDHIGHRCCWGSRPARTWKIRAVEDCNVYVGTLDTFIEEREALTQTVPFNGGNFKHGSAPELWQIDLRSQFPTLFVPYKETRVPVPHSETVDKCTGCGGRGEVVCPTCNADGEPGFYKENQVMKCSKCYGRGLIAHKDGSDSICGECNGGGKLPCPNCQSRGLVKCETCDGSGSLLTSSIAVVKWKTLSKRKVSATRGAGSVPEEVFHRAEGVQLCNTQAYQCTPAYFADSYFLNKFSSEVISLRAEVPPTANVVCERHAISVVPVTRVTMEDRGKAFNFYIIGFGKEIYMKDYYPARFCWGLCPCLEWLKV
- the LOC103867147 gene encoding protein SSUH2 homolog isoform X1, encoding MEKPLLSGNKTKESERWDSYQYLQRNISSARNNVSFAGAGVTVEEVRSASAVSDPPPLYPPVLTTPVSLPTPEAIGYPSASGAGHELQRQVLDEIEIRELLIDHIGHRCCWGSRPARTWKIRAVEDCNVYVGTLDTFIEEREALTQTVPFNGGNFKHGSAPELWQIDLRSQFPTLFVPYKETRVPVPHSETVDKCTGCGGRGEVVCPTCNADGEPGFYKENQVMKCSKCYGRGLIAHKDGSDSICGECNGGGKLPCPNCQSRGLVKCETCDGSGSLLTSSIAVVKWKTLSKRKVSATRGAGSVPEEVFHRAEGVQLCNTQAYQCTPAYFADSYFLNKFSSEVISLRAEVPPTANVVCERHAISVVPVTRVTMEDRGKAFNFYIIGFGKEIYMKDYYPARFCWGLCPCLEWLKV